A genomic stretch from Cryomorphaceae bacterium 1068 includes:
- the odhB gene encoding 2-oxoglutarate dehydrogenase complex dihydrolipoyllysine-residue succinyltransferase — protein MFEMKVPSPGESISEVEIAEWLVADGDYVEKDQVIAEVDSDKATLELPAEVAGVITLKAEEGDTVGVGEVVCLIDTEAEAPVKKEEPKQETKKEEAPAAAKEEKKEAAAAAPDPAGKKSYADGHASPAAKKKLSEEGISANQIQGSGKDGRITKQDVIKAMAAGFTTESAAGWGGTRDTQSKKMSSLRRKVAERLVGVKNETAMLTTFNEVNMKPIMDMRSKYKEVFKENHGVGLGFMSFFTKAVTEALNMFPTVNAQIDGNEMVTHNYADIGIAVSSPKGLMVPVVRNAEQMSLAEIEAEIKRLAIKARDGKITIDEMQGGTFTITNGGVFGSMMSTPIINPPQSAILGMHNIVERPMAVNGEVQILPMMYLALSYDHRIIDGKESVSFLVKVKEMLENPEHMIFGGKSPAEVLLGL, from the coding sequence ATGTTTGAGATGAAAGTGCCCAGTCCGGGCGAATCCATATCTGAAGTAGAAATTGCCGAATGGCTCGTTGCCGATGGTGATTATGTAGAAAAGGATCAAGTCATTGCCGAAGTAGACTCTGACAAGGCTACTTTGGAGCTTCCTGCTGAAGTAGCAGGAGTGATCACTCTCAAAGCCGAAGAAGGAGATACCGTTGGAGTAGGTGAGGTGGTTTGCTTGATTGACACGGAGGCTGAGGCACCCGTAAAAAAAGAAGAGCCAAAACAAGAAACAAAAAAAGAAGAAGCTCCTGCTGCAGCCAAAGAAGAAAAAAAGGAAGCAGCAGCTGCTGCACCTGACCCTGCCGGCAAAAAGAGTTACGCTGATGGACATGCTTCACCTGCAGCAAAGAAAAAGTTGAGCGAAGAAGGAATCTCTGCGAATCAAATTCAAGGATCGGGGAAAGATGGCCGAATCACAAAGCAGGATGTAATTAAGGCAATGGCAGCCGGATTCACTACTGAATCAGCTGCAGGCTGGGGTGGAACCAGGGATACACAGAGCAAGAAAATGTCATCGCTTCGTCGAAAAGTTGCGGAGAGATTGGTTGGCGTTAAGAATGAGACGGCTATGCTCACCACATTCAACGAAGTGAACATGAAGCCCATCATGGACATGCGCTCGAAGTACAAAGAGGTCTTTAAAGAAAACCATGGCGTCGGTCTTGGATTTATGTCCTTCTTTACCAAAGCGGTGACCGAAGCCCTAAATATGTTCCCGACCGTGAATGCACAGATAGACGGGAACGAAATGGTTACGCATAACTATGCGGACATAGGAATCGCGGTAAGTTCACCAAAGGGACTAATGGTTCCTGTAGTGCGCAATGCCGAGCAGATGAGCCTTGCCGAAATCGAAGCAGAAATCAAGCGCCTGGCTATTAAAGCACGTGATGGAAAAATAACCATCGATGAGATGCAAGGTGGAACTTTTACCATTACTAACGGAGGTGTGTTCGGTTCCATGATGAGCACACCGATCATTAATCCTCCGCAGTCTGCCATCCTAGGAATGCACAACATCGTTGAGCGACCGATGGCAGTAAATGGCGAAGTTCAGATCTTACCGATGATGTATTTGGCACTCTCTTACGATCACCGAATTATCGATGGAAAAGAGTCGGTTAGTTTTTTGGTAAAAGTGAAAGAAATGCTGGAGAATCCAGAGCACATGATCTTCGGGGGAAAATCGCCTGCGGAAGTTTTGTTGGGACTTTAA
- a CDS encoding 2-oxoglutarate dehydrogenase E1 component, with translation MDKFSFLGNASIDWIDEQYEKYRQDPASIEKDWAHFFEGFEFARKNYDSDSEIPENVHKEFKVLNLIEGYRSRGHLFTKTNPVRDRRKYTPTLELKNFDLSEDDLNTVFQAGEEISMGPAPLKDIISHLEKTYCESIGIEYNYIRKPERVKWIRENIELANRPKFTDEEKRIIFNMLNRATSFEQFLQKKFVGQKRFSLEGGEALIPALHALIQRGSRLGVKEVIIGMAHRGRLNVLGNIFKKQFKEIFSEFEGKEYEEYDASKEFDGDVKYHLGYSNEVITESGEPIHLTLSPNPSHLEAVDPVVEGIARAKIDNYLKDEKAILPILIHGDAAIAAQGVVYEVVQMAQLDGYRTGGTIHIVVNNQVGFTTNYLDARSSTYCTDVGKTTLCPVFHVNGDDIEAMVQTILIAFEYRQKFGMDVFIDLLCYRKYGHNEGDEPKFTQPKLYDLIASHPNPREIYLKQIIEEGIIKQEEADKIIDKFGNTLEKNFDASKKMDTLEVMQFLKSTWEALSPASAEDFDQSPETGYKKEDLIRLAKTFNTLPEDKNFFRKLKKLMKDRLKMVEDDGLDWAMGELLAYATLLEEGYDVRISGQDVERGTFSHRHAVLKTEDSEEEYVPLNHLGKDQGHYYIYNSLLSEYAVLGFDYGYAFASPRTLSIWEAQFGDFFNGAQILIDQFLSSAEDKWRTQNGLVMLLPHGYEGMGSEHSSGRMERFLQLCAENNMQVCNATTPASFFHLLRRQMHRHFRKPLIVFTPKKLLRYPKAKSKMDELATGRFMEVMDDPNADAKEIDTVVFCSGKIYYEILEEKEKTDSGENIAVVRLEQIYPLPEKQMDAIIEKYSNAKKHLWVQEEPKNMGAWSFIALNYETVKLECISRLASASPASGSPVTSAARQQAILDSLFSHAKQTVK, from the coding sequence ATGGACAAATTTTCATTCCTCGGCAACGCCTCCATCGATTGGATAGACGAGCAATATGAAAAGTATCGACAAGACCCAGCTTCTATAGAGAAGGACTGGGCCCACTTTTTTGAAGGCTTCGAATTCGCAAGAAAAAACTACGATTCAGACAGCGAAATTCCCGAAAACGTTCACAAAGAGTTCAAAGTCCTCAATCTGATTGAGGGTTACCGCTCACGCGGGCATCTCTTTACCAAAACAAACCCGGTACGAGATAGAAGAAAGTACACCCCAACGCTAGAGTTAAAAAACTTCGATCTCTCCGAAGATGACTTGAACACTGTTTTTCAAGCTGGAGAAGAGATTAGCATGGGTCCTGCACCTCTTAAAGACATTATTTCTCATTTGGAGAAAACATATTGTGAAAGCATCGGGATCGAGTACAATTATATCCGAAAACCAGAGCGCGTCAAATGGATTCGCGAAAACATCGAGCTTGCCAATAGGCCTAAGTTTACCGATGAAGAGAAGCGAATCATATTCAATATGCTAAACCGCGCGACTTCTTTCGAGCAGTTTTTGCAAAAAAAGTTTGTCGGTCAAAAGCGTTTTTCACTGGAAGGAGGAGAGGCCTTAATTCCTGCCCTGCATGCGTTGATTCAAAGAGGGTCACGCTTAGGTGTTAAAGAAGTAATTATTGGGATGGCCCACCGCGGTCGACTCAATGTTTTGGGGAATATTTTTAAAAAACAATTCAAAGAAATCTTCAGTGAATTTGAAGGCAAGGAATACGAAGAGTACGACGCTTCCAAAGAATTTGATGGGGACGTAAAATATCATTTGGGCTATAGCAATGAGGTCATTACCGAAAGCGGCGAGCCAATTCATTTGACGCTTTCGCCAAACCCTTCACACCTGGAGGCGGTAGACCCGGTAGTAGAAGGTATCGCACGAGCGAAAATTGACAATTATCTCAAGGACGAAAAAGCCATCCTTCCCATTTTAATTCATGGAGATGCCGCTATTGCTGCGCAAGGTGTCGTTTACGAGGTAGTACAAATGGCTCAATTAGATGGTTACCGCACGGGGGGTACGATTCACATTGTGGTGAATAATCAAGTTGGATTTACTACCAACTATTTGGATGCTCGATCTTCAACTTACTGCACCGACGTAGGAAAGACGACGTTATGTCCTGTTTTTCACGTAAATGGAGATGATATTGAAGCAATGGTTCAAACCATTCTAATCGCATTTGAATACCGTCAGAAGTTTGGGATGGATGTGTTTATTGACTTGTTGTGCTACCGTAAGTACGGCCACAATGAAGGCGATGAACCAAAATTCACTCAACCAAAACTGTATGATCTCATCGCAAGTCATCCGAATCCGAGAGAGATTTACCTCAAACAAATTATTGAAGAGGGAATCATCAAACAAGAGGAGGCGGACAAAATAATTGATAAGTTCGGGAATACGCTGGAAAAGAATTTCGATGCGTCCAAGAAAATGGATACACTCGAAGTGATGCAATTTCTGAAAAGTACATGGGAAGCCTTAAGTCCCGCCTCAGCAGAAGATTTTGATCAGTCTCCTGAAACCGGTTACAAGAAGGAGGACCTCATCCGTTTGGCCAAGACCTTCAATACTCTTCCTGAAGACAAAAACTTCTTCAGAAAATTGAAAAAGTTGATGAAAGATCGACTTAAAATGGTCGAAGACGATGGACTGGACTGGGCAATGGGCGAGCTATTGGCATATGCCACGCTCCTAGAGGAAGGATACGATGTAAGAATTTCAGGTCAGGATGTAGAAAGAGGAACGTTCTCGCACCGCCATGCTGTGCTGAAAACAGAGGACAGTGAAGAGGAATACGTCCCATTGAACCACCTCGGTAAAGATCAAGGCCACTACTACATTTATAATTCGCTTCTCAGCGAATATGCAGTGCTAGGTTTTGATTATGGGTACGCATTTGCCAGCCCACGAACATTGAGTATTTGGGAAGCGCAATTCGGAGATTTCTTTAATGGTGCTCAAATCTTGATAGACCAGTTTTTAAGTTCCGCCGAAGACAAGTGGCGCACTCAAAATGGATTGGTCATGCTTCTGCCACACGGATATGAAGGAATGGGCTCCGAGCACTCCAGCGGTCGGATGGAGAGATTCCTTCAGCTTTGCGCGGAAAACAATATGCAGGTTTGTAATGCTACAACCCCCGCTAGCTTTTTTCACCTATTGAGACGACAAATGCACCGCCATTTCCGAAAACCACTTATTGTTTTCACTCCAAAAAAATTGCTTCGTTATCCCAAAGCCAAGTCCAAGATGGACGAATTGGCTACAGGTAGATTTATGGAGGTAATGGATGATCCAAATGCGGATGCGAAAGAAATCGATACTGTCGTATTCTGTTCGGGTAAAATCTATTACGAGATCCTGGAAGAGAAGGAGAAAACTGACAGTGGTGAAAATATTGCCGTTGTTCGATTGGAACAGATTTACCCACTGCCCGAGAAGCAAATGGATGCTATCATTGAGAAGTACTCCAATGCCAAAAAGCACCTCTGGGTTCAGGAGGAACCGAAGAATATGGGTGCTTGGTCTTTTATAGCCTTGAACTACGAAACCGTCAAATTGGAATGTATTTCCAGACTAGCAAGCGCCAGCCCCGCAAGTGGATCGCCCGTCACATCGGCAGCCAGACAGCAAGCCATATTAGATTCCTTATTTTCGCACGCCAAACAAACCGTTAAATAA
- a CDS encoding uridine kinase, translating to MEIKSPYVVGVAGGSASGKTSILNDLMNHFEPSQVALISQDNYYYERERQFQDVNGEINFDLPTAIDRESLNQDVADLIDGKIVVKKEYTFNNPSADPKMVSIEPAPILIIEGLFVFHYMELAAKMNLKVYVDALEEVKLKRRIIRDLTERGYPESDVRYRWKNHVMPSYHNYLKPHKKHCDIIVNNNSSYQNGLMVLVNHLKATL from the coding sequence ATGGAGATCAAATCACCATATGTAGTTGGAGTGGCCGGAGGAAGCGCTTCAGGTAAAACATCCATCTTGAACGATCTCATGAATCACTTTGAGCCCAGTCAGGTTGCTTTGATCTCTCAGGACAATTATTATTACGAGCGCGAACGTCAATTTCAAGATGTTAACGGCGAAATTAACTTTGATCTTCCTACTGCCATCGATCGGGAAAGCCTTAATCAGGATGTTGCAGATTTAATAGATGGAAAGATCGTGGTCAAGAAGGAGTACACCTTCAACAATCCGTCTGCTGACCCCAAAATGGTTTCAATAGAACCGGCCCCCATCTTAATTATTGAAGGGTTATTCGTTTTCCACTATATGGAACTGGCAGCTAAAATGAATTTAAAAGTCTATGTTGATGCACTCGAAGAAGTCAAGCTAAAACGCAGAATAATCAGAGACTTAACTGAGCGTGGCTATCCCGAAAGCGACGTGCGATATAGGTGGAAAAACCACGTGATGCCTTCCTACCACAATTACCTAAAGCCTCACAAGAAGCACTGCGATATTATCGTCAACAATAACTCTTCCTACCAAAACGGATTGATGGTTTTGGTAAACCACTTGAAGGCAACTCTTTAA
- a CDS encoding DinB family protein, whose product MEIYDRFTPEQNEYGAFYANYLKNVEGMTISEALTADIDMFENLANLNGLDIHTTYEQGKWTIAELMLHCIDTERVFAGRILRLLRKDSTPLPGFDQDDFVLTSGAKNHTVKDLVRQWDVGRDFTLELFRNAEDSAMEFIGNASGYPISARTIGLIIPGHNLHHCKVLRERYGLDI is encoded by the coding sequence ATGGAGATTTACGATAGATTCACACCAGAACAGAATGAGTACGGAGCATTTTATGCCAATTATTTAAAGAATGTGGAAGGCATGACGATATCCGAAGCGCTCACTGCCGATATTGATATGTTTGAAAATTTGGCAAATCTCAACGGCTTGGATATTCATACCACCTATGAACAGGGAAAATGGACGATCGCAGAATTGATGCTACACTGCATTGATACCGAAAGGGTTTTTGCAGGAAGAATCTTGCGGCTATTGCGAAAGGACAGTACTCCGCTTCCCGGGTTTGATCAGGATGATTTTGTGTTGACTTCGGGTGCAAAAAATCACACTGTGAAAGATCTTGTGAGACAGTGGGATGTGGGACGTGATTTTACTCTTGAGTTGTTCCGAAATGCCGAGGATAGTGCCATGGAATTCATCGGAAATGCCAGTGGTTACCCCATCTCAGCGAGGACCATTGGACTAATTATTCCAGGGCATAACCTTCACCATTGTAAGGTGCTACGTGAAAGGTACGGATTGGATATTTAG
- the purQ gene encoding phosphoribosylformylglycinamidine synthase subunit PurQ, with translation MKFGVIIFPGSNCDHDLIYVLRDILGHEVVELWHKDRDLKGVDFVMVPGGFSYGDYLRSGAIARFSPVMESVIEHCNNGGYAMGICNGFQILCEAGLLPGTLLHNTDHKFICKNLFIKPATSSTIVTSGLNSDEVLKIPIAHGEGRYYAPDEVLKKLNENQQVIFRYCDKDGHFNSKSNPNGSLENIAGVANENKNVFGMMPHPERAADELLGNEDGRLIFESILNSVIPA, from the coding sequence ATGAAGTTTGGAGTCATCATCTTCCCTGGGTCTAATTGCGACCACGATTTGATTTATGTTCTTAGAGACATACTTGGTCATGAAGTAGTAGAGCTTTGGCATAAAGACCGCGATCTAAAGGGGGTTGATTTCGTTATGGTTCCAGGCGGTTTTTCTTATGGAGACTACTTGCGTTCAGGTGCTATTGCAAGGTTTTCCCCAGTTATGGAAAGTGTGATTGAGCACTGCAATAACGGTGGTTACGCCATGGGTATTTGCAATGGGTTTCAAATTTTGTGTGAGGCCGGCTTATTGCCAGGAACCTTACTGCACAATACAGATCACAAGTTTATTTGCAAGAATCTCTTCATCAAACCGGCTACTAGTAGCACGATTGTGACTTCAGGATTAAATTCAGATGAGGTTTTAAAAATTCCTATTGCGCATGGAGAAGGAAGGTATTACGCACCTGATGAGGTTTTAAAAAAGCTGAATGAAAATCAGCAGGTCATCTTCCGCTATTGCGATAAGGATGGTCATTTTAATAGCAAGTCCAATCCAAATGGTTCGCTTGAGAATATTGCAGGTGTAGCCAATGAGAACAAGAACGTTTTCGGTATGATGCCTCACCCCGAAAGAGCTGCAGATGAGTTACTTGGGAATGAAGACGGGCGATTGATTTTTGAATCCATCTTGAACTCAGTTATCCCCGCCTAA
- a CDS encoding DUF6427 family protein, with protein sequence MVYSAFGSNRPIVLSFLIAPAIALVVAAAYSVTAGEYGLGGPATDLLFDLFRDMPVWRRSLGMVLILSNAVLLNNIFNKHDFSSSENYFPALVFVSLSAVDFRNIDLHPILFSSLFMLFALRRLLTVYRAESALSIGFDSTLFLSLAIFFFPPAVFLLPLTWLVFLQVRPFSLREWLVPVTAITAAVIYAFSFYFIGGYTFDASEYLIFSGNSFVLPEEDGRVGVLFMIALFFVLSILGLVGFFTDIAKSTLRKKSTKYIFLWAFFLMVLEYLYVSFLDIRQSGNWLIFAVPVSVFMSVYFSGKGKRPLIKIILFYIWLIACASFMVFAN encoded by the coding sequence ATGGTTTACTCCGCTTTTGGATCAAACAGACCTATAGTTCTATCGTTTTTGATAGCTCCTGCAATCGCCTTGGTTGTTGCAGCTGCTTATTCCGTCACGGCCGGAGAGTATGGCTTGGGAGGCCCTGCTACCGATCTTCTTTTTGATCTATTCAGAGACATGCCTGTTTGGCGCCGATCACTTGGAATGGTTTTGATTTTGAGCAATGCCGTACTTTTAAACAACATCTTTAATAAGCACGATTTTTCTTCATCGGAAAATTACTTTCCAGCTCTGGTATTTGTTAGTCTTTCAGCCGTAGATTTTCGCAACATTGACCTGCATCCTATCCTGTTTTCAAGCTTGTTCATGCTTTTTGCACTTCGACGATTGCTTACGGTTTATAGAGCAGAATCTGCTCTGAGCATAGGCTTCGACTCGACACTCTTTCTATCACTGGCCATTTTCTTTTTTCCACCTGCAGTTTTTTTACTTCCGCTTACTTGGCTTGTTTTTCTTCAAGTTCGCCCCTTCAGTCTTAGAGAATGGCTTGTCCCTGTTACGGCTATTACAGCAGCTGTAATTTATGCTTTCAGCTTTTATTTCATCGGAGGATACACCTTCGATGCGAGTGAATACCTCATCTTCAGTGGAAACTCATTTGTCTTACCTGAAGAGGATGGGAGAGTCGGAGTGCTATTCATGATTGCATTATTTTTTGTGCTGTCTATACTTGGCTTAGTAGGATTCTTCACTGATATTGCCAAGTCAACTTTGCGGAAAAAGAGTACCAAGTACATTTTTCTTTGGGCATTTTTTTTAATGGTTCTGGAATACTTATACGTTTCATTCCTGGATATCCGACAATCCGGTAATTGGCTGATTTTCGCAGTACCTGTCTCCGTCTTTATGTCAGTATACTTTTCCGGAAAAGGTAAGCGACCGCTGATTAAAATAATCCTCTTTTATATTTGGCTTATTGCTTGCGCATCCTTCATGGTATTCGCCAATTAA
- a CDS encoding tetratricopeptide repeat protein, whose product MRKLKSKIARWIVVMLVFTGFTNAVSAQNIYTQNRKEAFQYMQKAEMAKRGGNFNNAYQEYTNAITVDPNYAEAYMKRALMLQQMGRYQESLEDYNKAIDINPYSDVYYDKRARLRLLQSDYKEAIGDLDKALELSPYDDYLLDSRALAGLEGGDYDRAIEDFTFIIELNPQDTLAYLKRAITYLRVGDRLSAEADVEEAKKLAPRSPLVYDIKGLIHLKYDEIDRAIAAFSKAIDLEPTFAIGYYNRSVAKKKLGQIEEANSDLNIALALNQDFPNAYFNRAITSKKMGRIEDAIDDYSKAIAIEGDFTDALFNRGFSKSMLGSYAESLPDFDRAVESSPKDPEVYNMRGNVKAFYGKYISALEDYDQAIQLDPEYAEAYHNRGITKLLTYKDQAGCEDLEISAKMGYDKAQEKLPYFCRGLK is encoded by the coding sequence ATGAGAAAGCTGAAGTCAAAAATCGCGCGATGGATAGTTGTAATGCTTGTTTTTACTGGTTTTACAAATGCAGTAAGCGCTCAAAACATTTACACACAAAATAGGAAAGAAGCCTTCCAATACATGCAAAAAGCTGAAATGGCCAAAAGAGGCGGAAACTTCAACAATGCTTATCAAGAATACACAAATGCGATAACAGTCGACCCAAATTATGCGGAGGCCTATATGAAACGTGCACTTATGCTTCAGCAAATGGGGCGTTATCAAGAGTCGCTGGAAGACTACAACAAGGCTATCGACATCAATCCGTACAGCGATGTTTATTACGACAAGCGCGCCAGATTGAGGCTCTTACAAAGCGACTACAAAGAGGCCATCGGTGATTTAGACAAAGCTTTGGAGTTAAGTCCGTATGACGACTATCTGCTTGACTCACGCGCATTGGCAGGGCTCGAGGGTGGCGACTACGATAGGGCCATCGAAGACTTCACATTCATCATTGAACTAAATCCACAAGACACGCTTGCATACCTGAAACGTGCCATCACTTACTTGCGGGTGGGTGATAGACTTTCCGCTGAAGCAGATGTGGAGGAAGCGAAAAAACTGGCTCCACGATCTCCTTTGGTTTATGATATTAAGGGTTTAATCCATCTGAAGTATGACGAAATTGACAGAGCTATAGCCGCTTTTAGCAAGGCCATTGATTTGGAGCCCACGTTCGCCATCGGTTATTACAACAGAAGTGTAGCCAAAAAGAAATTAGGTCAAATTGAAGAGGCAAACAGCGACTTGAACATTGCATTGGCTTTGAATCAGGACTTTCCAAATGCATACTTCAATCGTGCCATTACCAGCAAGAAAATGGGGCGTATCGAAGACGCTATTGATGATTACTCAAAAGCCATTGCGATTGAAGGCGATTTCACGGATGCTCTTTTCAATCGTGGTTTTTCCAAAAGCATGCTGGGGAGTTATGCGGAAAGTTTACCCGACTTTGACCGCGCTGTAGAGTCGAGCCCCAAAGACCCCGAGGTTTATAATATGAGAGGCAACGTGAAGGCCTTTTACGGCAAATACATCTCGGCACTTGAAGATTACGATCAGGCTATTCAACTCGATCCTGAATATGCAGAAGCTTACCACAATAGAGGCATTACCAAGCTTTTGACTTACAAAGATCAAGCAGGCTGTGAAGATTTAGAAATAAGTGCAAAAATGGGGTACGATAAAGCACAAGAGAAACTTCCTTATTTCTGTCGAGGTTTAAAATGA
- a CDS encoding NifU family protein, with translation MFPTSIYAELTPNPNTMKFVADRVIFNSKDAVEYKTAAEAKGSSELAGKLFDFPFVKSVFIASNFVTVTKTADLSWDLITFELREFVREFLLKHETAVEKIPEFEVVAEEMKAQEPVEPSEYDDAIRHLLNEYVKPAVESDGGAIDFVSFKEGVVKVQLRGSCSGCPSSTMTLKDGIENLLKTELPEVKSVEAESV, from the coding sequence ATGTTTCCAACAAGTATATACGCCGAGCTCACACCCAACCCAAACACCATGAAATTCGTGGCCGACCGGGTCATTTTCAATTCAAAAGATGCCGTTGAATACAAGACCGCAGCAGAAGCGAAAGGCTCATCAGAGCTAGCCGGAAAGCTATTTGACTTCCCTTTTGTAAAGAGTGTTTTTATCGCGAGTAACTTTGTGACCGTTACCAAAACTGCAGATTTGAGTTGGGATCTCATCACTTTCGAGCTGCGCGAGTTCGTGCGAGAATTCCTGCTCAAGCACGAAACGGCCGTTGAAAAAATACCTGAATTCGAAGTAGTGGCCGAGGAAATGAAAGCCCAAGAGCCTGTGGAACCGAGTGAATACGACGATGCCATCCGTCATCTGCTAAATGAATACGTAAAACCTGCAGTAGAAAGTGATGGTGGAGCGATCGACTTTGTATCTTTCAAAGAAGGCGTAGTCAAAGTTCAGCTGCGCGGATCATGTTCTGGCTGCCCATCCTCTACCATGACGCTGAAAGACGGGATTGAGAACCTGCTGAAGACTGAGCTTCCCGAGGTGAAGAGTGTCGAGGCTGAGTCTGTCTAA